One window of the Triticum dicoccoides isolate Atlit2015 ecotype Zavitan chromosome 3B, WEW_v2.0, whole genome shotgun sequence genome contains the following:
- the LOC119281060 gene encoding uncharacterized protein LOC119281060 translates to MAMPQKRRRRRRSPLQEGVSRRRPGEDGASLSGSLVDSDSSSSRLDGGSPPPGLPDEPVTSSTESRYHEIIASRLAQLQLPVGDDGSDMAGFSNLPPIEILEVLARKSFHDDYSRAALLECQCQKFLNETQGRNTDSGESDSAIVDTGSTYTEPGDVITEVEHMRDCELLGAAMDEIDTWTKLDQEQANKLHLKYALYRIKACLLLKGKPVDELDDDVALERKYPPELIVKNKYFFHYEDDLFGWYFDAELCYKASLSDYQRLVLLNDGDEYSSWRRYQTFYSTPEADRDYLSYWETIAKELKWLEQYLLTNESSIEWAHKHSKATFQAIRIASKFPCMTLKLAAVGLHEYIWNARIHLMFVKDLDGILYNIWRRLNADHQLRFRDALKQVYEANLFPAHDRSMKYELEYGDSKMDLVFVKCTTGLSDGVPEDRARELIKQEIRWTRESSGTYERYARKKLKIAELIGLIPKDKIATA, encoded by the exons ATGGCGATGCCGCAGAAgaggcgccgccgccggaggagtCCTCTTCAGGAAGGAGTGTCCCGCCGGCGCCCTGGTGAAGATGGCGCATCGTTGTCTGGATCCCTTGTCGATTCGGATAGCAGCAGCAGCCGTTTGGACGGAGGCTCTCCGCCGCCCGGACTCCCCGACGAGCCTGTTACATCCTCAACAGAGTCAAGGTACCATGAAATCATCGCCTCGCGCCTCGCCCAGTTGCAATTACCAGTCGGCGACGACGGCTCGGATATGGCCGGTTTCTCAAATCTCCCTCCCATTGAAATCCTCGAAGTCCTTGCTCGTAAATCTTTCCACGATGACTATTCGCGAGCTGCTCTGCTAGAATGCCAATGCCAGAAGTTCTTGAACGAGACCCAGGGACGAAATACAGATTCTGGAGAATCTGATTCGGCCATTGTTGATACGGGTTCCACTTACACTGAACCCGGCGATGTTATCACGGAGGTGGAACACATGAGAGACTGTGAACTACTAGGGGCTGCCATGGATGAAATTGACACTTGGACCAAACTGGACCAAGAGCAGGCCAACAAGCTCCATCTCAAGTATGCACTCTATCGCATCAAAGCTTGCCTG CTGTTGAAAGGAAAGCCGGTTGACGAGCTGGATGATGATGTTGCATTGGAACGCAAGTACCCTCCAGAGCTTATCGTGAAGAACAAGTACTTTTTTCACTATGAGGATGACCTCTTTGGTTGGTATTTTGATGCCGAACTCTGTTACAAAGCGTCCTTGAGCGACTACCAGCGGCTAGTCCTTTTAAATGAC GGTGATGAGTATTCGAGTTGGAGAagataccaaacattttatagcacccCTGAAGCTGATAGAGATTATCTCAGCTACTGGGAAACAATTGCGAAGGAACTTAAA TGGCTTGAGCAGTATCTGCTGACAAACGAGTCTTCTATCGAG TGGGCGCATAAACATTCAAAGGCTACGTTCCAAGCAATTAGGATCGCTTCTAAGTTTCCCTGCATGACCCTGAAACTTGCAGCTGTTGGTTTACAT GAGTATATATGGAATGCGCGCATACATCTCATGTTTGTGAAAGATCTTGATGGTAtcttgtataatatttggaggcggCTCAATGCGGATCATCAG CTGCGTTTCAGAGATGCTCTCAAGCAAGTTTATGAGGCTAACTTGTTTCCAGCACACGACCGCAGTATGAAGTATGAGCTGGAGTATGGCGATTCCAAAATGGACCTAGTA TTTGTTAAGTGCACGACGGGCCTTAGTGACGGT GTTCCAGAAGATAGAGCCCGTGAGCTGATTAAACAGGAAATTCGCTGGACG CGTGAGTCGTCAGGAACGTATGAGCGGTACGCCAGGAAGAAGCTCAAGATTGCAGAACTGATAGGATTAATTCCCAAGGACAAGATAGCAACTGCGTAG